The genomic segment ACTTCTTGATTTTGCACCACAGGTACATTCTTGAATTTCTGTATCTGTCAAACCAAAAAAGTACTTGTAATGAATAAGCAAAATTTAGGTCATGTTATTTCAATGgaattcatgaaaatattgtcagctaaaaacaatcaaattaaataaaaaaacaaaaaaaatagaaatatcttgcatatttgttaatttgcataaatttcatttaaaatattaataagacataaaaaaatgacaattgaaattataattatacttcaatattaaaataatcagACTAATCGGATGGATACTTGGGGAGCAACGAATGTATGAAAAACTTAAGAATAGTTTCAAAAACCGATATTCTTGCCTCCCCAATGGAGCCAAAGAATCATTATAATTTTCTACATACATAATTATGATCTATATAGCTTGCCTAACTCTATTCGCTTTTAGACTTGTAGCATTATTCAAGACAATCCTAGCTGAAATTAATGGAGCTTGTAAATATATTCAAAAGGACATTAGaaatccatttttcctttAACTAGATACGTACTCTCCCGTATAGGAGTTTTAAACTAAAACCTCTTGAGTTTTTCATTCCTTTTATCACTTTAACCCATTTGCCACAAGGAATAAGATATAGTTTAATAGTCTAATCAGATTTTAGACTAATTTGATAcgttaaataacaaaaacaatttAACTTTGACATAATGATTATTATTTGTCTggaagaaatttaaaattttaaatttgaacaatctttttcctttgaatatcttgaaatatatcaaaagaaatttgtattcaataatcacatgacaattataataattattcgtGTTGAAGTTgagatttctttttcttggcaaaaagaaaaaagaaatcttAAAGTTGAGAGAGGAGGTTCATCATGGCTGGGCGTGGCCTACACCTTGCAACCAAGGGCTGAGCCTTGGGCATGGTGAGCCCATTCCCTTCAGTCATGTCTACCATCTCCTCACCAATTCTCTCCCACTCAAAGCATTGAATCAGAGAGCCCAATGCGAATGGAACCATACGCATCGCCAAGCCCTCTCCTGGACACCTCCTCCGGCCTGTCCCAAAGGGCCAAAACCTGAACCCATTCTTCTCTGCTTCTAACCCATGGAACCTCTCGGGCTTAAATTCAGTGGGCTTTTCCCACAATACAGGATCACTCTGCATAGCCCAAACGTTAACCAATAGCATTGTGCCACGTGGGACATGAAAACCTCCCACTGTACATTCTTCGGATGATTCGTGTGGTACCAGTAGGGGGGTAACGGGACACATTCTTAGTATCTCGTTTATGATGCCATGGAGGTATGGGAGTTTGCCAAGATCTGATTCCTCGATCAGCCTGCTTTGCCCAACTTCAATGTCTATTTCTTCCCGGGCTTTCATAAGAGTTTTTGGGTTGTTCAGCAAGAGCGACAGCGCCCATTCCAGGGTCCCTGCTGAAGTGTCAGTCCCTGCTGCTAACATTACCTAGATACAAAGAAATAAACCTTCTTCAAGGATCCATAAGAAAAATTAGAGGAAACCCGATCTTGGATTCtacaaggaagaagaagacttgtaatttaaatggatagataaagagagaaaaaagagaaagcttaCTTGAATCAGGCCTCTGATCATATTATCTGTGTAATATTCAGGATCAGTTTCCTGCAGGGATAACACAACATCAACCAGAGTCTTGCTTCTTTTTTCAGAATATGAATCCGTTACTGATTTTCTGCGCTCTTCAATCAAATTTTGCATGAATCCATCCCTCTTCATTTGTAATATTGATAGCTTCTtctcaattttattcaatcCGATCCACTGCAAAACCGGCAGAAAATCTCCAATATTTGTGGTTCCACTCAGTTGAATGGCCTCTGTCAcaatttctttaaactttctttcttcctccaACTCTTCGTCTCCTTCTCTGAAATACCTCTTCCCCGCAGTCATCCTCATCATAACATTAAGAGCCAACTCGAAAAGTATCGATTTCATCTCCACAACCTGAAACCCACCGCCGTTTGAACTCCTATAAAGCCTGAGAATCAAAGACCTGACTTCATCCATACGTATCCCAAGATTTTTTTGAACACGATTAGATGACAAGATTTCGAGAGAGGCCATACGCCTCAAGTTTCTCCAGTGATCGCCATACGAGGCCCAAAGAAGGGTAGTATAATCATAACCAAGGTGTTTTCCAGCGAGAAGACGGGGGCGGTTTGCAAATATTACATCATTTTTGGTGAAACACTCTTCTGCAGCAGATGGAGAAGACACAACAACGACAGGGCGAGATCCGAAATGAAAGAAGAGTACAGGACCATGTTGCTGGGAAAGTTTAGCAAGGGTGCGATGGAGGGGCCTTTTGATGAGATGGAGATGGCCTATAATGGGAAGAGAAAGAGCAGGGCTTGGTGGGAGTCCTTTGTCTTGGAGCAATCGTTTGGTAAGAAAGTACAGGAAGAGGAAGAATACAACGTAGTAGAAGATCGAGGCTTCCATTGATAAGATTAGATGCTGCCCTGACAGTAGAAAGAGCTTGGTTGTGGGTGGGGATCCTGAACAAGATAGGATCGTTTATAAAAGAATTGCTAGTTAAATCAttcattcaaattaaataccatttaagtaaaataattcgatttaattaatttattaagtcAATTGatccaaaatatttaattcaattgattttttaaaatttttagactaAATAgaccaaaaaattaaactaattacatatatttttttaaatttatataaaatatgatatacatttaatatttttctttttttaattcttattttttattttttttatttatgcatTTTAGATATGTCAAAGATTGAGATTGTGAATTCCATTTTATGAGTACAGAGGTTAAAAATGCATTTTTCACACTTCAATTGATAACTTTtgacataattttttatttttaatttttaattttcttttacattgttattaaaaaagatttatactaattatatttttatttttttaattgttagaTAGCTTATTTAAGTGAATGTGAAAAGCCAAGTCATAAAGGAGAttcaaattgataatttattatatagaCCTGATAATTTTGGATATGACACATTAACACAGCATGAAAGACATGAGTTAAACAAACTTTTGGTTTAGTGTTAATGTATTTCGTGTTTAATCATATCTGACACGTTAAGACACAAAAATTTACATGTCTTAACGTGTCAGACATGACAAATACGTTTAAAACACGTTTACTTAATTGTATTATCGCGTTTAAACGTGTATACATGACACGTTTATTaacctattaaaaattaataattaaataNATTATTACGattgaaattatgaatgattttttatattattagtatttgAAGGTTAGATGTTAATAAtgtattttatcatattatatgataatgaattttatatatgttatttatgtcaaattttattatatttgatattattattatttttgttttgttataattactttataattatagattttaaattcaaataataaaattatatttaattgtaaatatttttatttaatcgtgtcgtgtcgtATATTGACACGTAtaataaacgtgttaatcgtaTCGTGTCGTGTTACAtatttattaaacatataaGTATacgtgttttaaatttaagatacGAATATTAAACGTGTCTGTTCGTATTTAGCCTTAAAGTGTTTCTTATTCAATCGTGTTTGACACATTTACGACACGAAAACACGAATTGCAAGATCTAATTTATGATGGTTAATGATCTTATGttagataattttattttgtggatgttaattttattatctttaattttttattatgttgaatattaaatattaatttgatagtttatataaaaaggcaaaattATATGAATGAAGGAACAAACgtcatttttttatgtttacattatttatatattttataattatgaatgaagtttataaattttaatattgtcattcataaaaaaaataaaataaaataaaatttgaatctattgatttaaaattgaactaatcgaaccaatttgatatttaatcgatttgatttttctttatgtttaattaattttgatcgattttttaaaactatttgattaatttgatatttaaatataatagaTCACCCAATTATTCAGTTTTACCTGTTGATAAGTGGTAATTTAACTAAATGATATTAATGCAAAAGTAAAAACCGCATTTCGAGCGAGCCGCTAAGCGAAAAGGCGCCAAATGATATATACCTATCCATAGGGAATTAATTGtccttcttttttaattttgtcgaatatatttgaaaacgTCTAGGATCATCTAAATGGTGAATTTTTCGGGGACGAGCTACCGTTCCAATTTATCCGTCCAACAAGTAGCCTAGCCTCGCCAAAACTGTTGGAAAATTGCATAAAGAATATGCTAGGATGTTGCCGCCCTTGGATTCTGTTCGCTACTGCCATAAATCTTTTTACTGCTGATGTTGCGAAAGCAAACATTTATGGTTCCAAATTGATTGTAATTGAAGATTAAGACGTGTTTCCAAACgcagataaaaaaaaaaaaaaaccatggAAAGGTCAAAATTTGATTCATGATAGTCATAAAGTCTAGTACACGATGAGAAATTAACCTGTGGTAGATGACAAACATAACTTTGAGTTTGCATTAGGATAGGTCTTTctcaaaaaatattacaaaagcCATGACTCTGTTTTTGTATCTTCTACCttgatatttcttttcttgtaaaGTCAGGGACTCATCCAACCTAAAATAGCAAAATAATTCAACATAGTGATGGAAGAAATATGAATTTCGTCATTGTATTTTCAGAGGAGCAATGTGGTTCAAAGGGCCTAATGACATCAACCTTCACAAAACATTAGAAGATGCTTCACCTGCCTTGGGTACATCCTCTGTCGAGTTCAAAGTACTGAAGCCTacaattataattttcttgttaACAATCAACATCATATTATTCTAGTCAAGCAGTGCGTGCATCAACTCAGCATGAATAGAAAATTAGAATCCATAGGTACATGTCACCTCAGTGCAGTCATCATATTTGTAAGATCGTTGAAGATAATAAGATAAACAAGTTCATCAGTAATCTTTAAGCAAATTACCTGGTGCTGCAAAGCAAACGCGTATTTTCACCATGGGGACAAACACTTTTTGGCCTACGAAGTGAAGAAGTCGTTCAAAGCAAAGGACATGTATTCTAGAAGGTTTCGATCTATATATCCTTCACTAGTCACCATTTGTGAGGAAATTTTTGGTATCATGTTACATTGTCATCTATATTACTGACTTCTTTCATTTCCCATAAACAAGAGGACAGGAAGTTGAACCTGTTCACCAAGTCCTATGTAAGTGACTGAATCCAGTCTAGAAATGGATATCGTCCTGCCTGCTTCAC from the Theobroma cacao cultivar B97-61/B2 chromosome 8, Criollo_cocoa_genome_V2, whole genome shotgun sequence genome contains:
- the LOC18592027 gene encoding isoflavone 3'-hydroxylase codes for the protein MEASIFYYVVFFLFLYFLTKRLLQDKGLPPSPALSLPIIGHLHLIKRPLHRTLAKLSQQHGPVLFFHFGSRPVVVVSSPSAAEECFTKNDVIFANRPRLLAGKHLGYDYTTLLWASYGDHWRNLRRMASLEILSSNRVQKNLGIRMDEVRSLILRLYRSSNGGGFQVVEMKSILFELALNVMMRMTAGKRYFREGDEELEEERKFKEIVTEAIQLSGTTNIGDFLPVLQWIGLNKIEKKLSILQMKRDGFMQNLIEERRKSVTDSYSEKRSKTLVDVVLSLQETDPEYYTDNMIRGLIQVMLAAGTDTSAGTLEWALSLLLNNPKTLMKAREEIDIEVGQSRLIEESDLGKLPYLHGIINEILRMCPVTPLLVPHESSEECTVGGFHVPRGTMLLVNVWAMQSDPVLWEKPTEFKPERFHGLEAEKNGFRFWPFGTGRRRCPGEGLAMRMVPFALGSLIQCFEWERIGEEMVDMTEGNGLTMPKAQPLVARCRPRPAMMNLLSQL